One genomic region from Chthonomonas calidirosea T49 encodes:
- a CDS encoding cation diffusion facilitator family transporter, which translates to MMSDTTRRKLKAALLSVFTSGFLTALKLLVGLQSGSVGVLSESLHSGTDLLAGCIALFSVTTSDRPPDKEHPYGHGKLESLASLLEGGLILLGAFWVGREAWQHLLHPATLHPATTDALAVMALSTLSDFGASAYLKRTAQKTDSPVLAADALHLFSDALASATVLIALTLVRLTGWYRLDSLLGLAIVSWIILTAFKLWWEAFQLLMDTRLPEQEEAAIRRILEADSRVLGYHKLRTRKMGSRRDADVHVQIEDECSLVEAHALTEELEDRIRAALPSIHINIHIEPYHMEIAHQRSAHQQDEERALQQQYLRLEAETNRTKE; encoded by the coding sequence ATGATGTCGGACACAACGCGGCGTAAGCTGAAGGCGGCCCTGCTTTCGGTGTTCACGAGCGGGTTCCTCACGGCTCTAAAGCTTCTTGTGGGGCTACAGAGCGGTTCTGTAGGCGTTCTCTCCGAATCGCTGCATTCTGGCACCGATCTCCTAGCCGGCTGCATTGCGCTCTTTTCCGTCACGACTTCCGACCGTCCGCCTGACAAGGAGCATCCCTATGGGCATGGAAAACTCGAAAGTCTGGCTAGCCTCTTAGAAGGAGGCCTTATTCTTTTAGGGGCGTTTTGGGTAGGGCGTGAAGCCTGGCAACATCTCCTTCATCCGGCGACCCTCCATCCGGCAACGACCGACGCCTTAGCCGTGATGGCTCTGTCAACTCTTTCCGATTTTGGGGCGTCGGCCTATCTCAAGCGTACGGCTCAAAAAACCGATTCACCTGTGCTAGCAGCCGATGCCCTTCATCTCTTCTCGGATGCGCTTGCCTCCGCTACCGTGCTCATTGCTCTTACCCTGGTGCGCCTCACCGGTTGGTATCGTCTTGACTCGCTGTTAGGGTTGGCCATTGTGAGCTGGATCATCCTTACCGCCTTTAAACTCTGGTGGGAGGCCTTTCAACTGCTCATGGATACCCGTTTGCCAGAACAGGAGGAGGCGGCTATTCGCCGCATTCTCGAAGCGGACTCGCGTGTCCTAGGGTATCATAAGCTTCGTACGCGAAAGATGGGCTCCCGACGCGACGCTGATGTGCATGTACAGATAGAAGATGAGTGTAGCTTGGTGGAGGCACACGCGCTTACGGAGGAGTTGGAGGATCGCATTCGTGCGGCTCTGCCCTCTATTCACATCAATATCCATATCGAGCCATATCACATGGAAATAGCTCACCAGCGCAGCGCCCATCAGCAGGATGAAGAGCGGGCCCTACAGCAACAGTATCTGCGTCTCGAAGCAGAGACCAATCGGACAAAAGAATAG
- the prpB gene encoding methylisocitrate lyase, translating to MTLSPGALLRARLQKGLLVLPGVFNAITALLAEQVGFEALYLSGAGVTNSLLGMPDIALITLTEMAQQARYVARAVKLPVIADADTGYGEVLNVARTVEEFEQAGLAGLHLEDQVAPKRCGHLDGKQVIPAEEMVKKIRAAVRARSDPSFFLIARTDARSVNGLEDAIARAKRYLDAGADAIFPESLQSRAEFETFAKAISAPLLANMTEFGKTPYLRAQEFAEMGYIMVIFPMTAFRVMMHAAREALRTLKETGTQQSLLDRMQTRKELYELLRYADYERLDREIAEGDS from the coding sequence ATGACGCTCTCGCCTGGTGCGCTGCTACGCGCACGGCTTCAGAAAGGCCTGCTGGTTTTGCCCGGCGTTTTCAACGCCATTACGGCGTTGTTGGCTGAGCAGGTCGGCTTTGAGGCTCTCTACCTCAGCGGAGCTGGGGTAACCAACAGCCTTCTCGGCATGCCCGACATAGCGCTTATTACGCTCACAGAGATGGCACAGCAGGCGCGCTACGTGGCGCGGGCGGTGAAGCTCCCCGTTATTGCCGATGCGGATACGGGCTACGGGGAGGTGCTGAATGTCGCCCGCACGGTGGAGGAGTTTGAGCAGGCCGGCTTGGCCGGCTTGCACTTGGAAGACCAGGTGGCGCCAAAGCGATGTGGCCATCTCGATGGGAAACAGGTGATCCCTGCGGAGGAGATGGTGAAGAAGATCCGTGCGGCCGTCCGGGCGCGCTCCGACCCAAGCTTTTTCCTCATTGCCCGCACCGATGCCCGTTCTGTGAACGGTCTTGAGGATGCCATCGCTCGCGCAAAGCGCTATCTGGATGCGGGAGCCGATGCCATCTTTCCCGAATCGCTGCAGAGTCGAGCGGAGTTTGAGACGTTCGCTAAAGCGATATCGGCCCCGCTTCTAGCCAATATGACCGAATTTGGTAAAACGCCCTATCTCCGTGCTCAGGAGTTTGCCGAGATGGGCTATATCATGGTGATCTTTCCCATGACGGCCTTTCGCGTGATGATGCACGCGGCTCGCGAGGCGCTGCGCACCCTGAAAGAGACAGGTACCCAACAAAGCTTGCTCGACCGCATGCAGACCAGGAAGGAGCTTTACGAGTTGCTGCGCTATGCGGATTACGAACGCCTCGATAGGGAGATCGCCGAAGGCGATAGTTAG
- a CDS encoding MmgE/PrpD family protein, whose product MNLSQKLSRYADRLTYELLPSETVHAVKRHFIDTLGCALGAYDSEPASIARSVAGTVSSALPATVIGAGLSSSPEMAAFANGVAFRYLDYNDTYLSKEPAHPSDNFAAVLAIAEPMGRTGKELIVAAVLAYEIQCRLCDAASIRARGWDHVTYGSFSTSLAAGKLLHLNEEQLTHAQAIAAVSHNALRQTRVGTLSHWKGCAFANVSRNGVFAAMLARHGMTGPSDIFEGEMGFWRQISGPFNLSLPDPPAPPFKIQDVCIKFYPAEYHSQSAIDAALLLRPQIGSIEAIEKITISTFRAAAEIIGSEPAKWHPTTRETADHSLPYCVAVALKEGRVTLDSFDAAHLNDPVLRELTQKIAVEVDSALDARYPEGIPNRLRIRLRNGQVLEKEVTFPKGHARNPLTDEEIEEKFRRLAAPVLSEERIAMVLKRCWNLENETDLSGLLALLTVENV is encoded by the coding sequence ATGAATCTTTCTCAAAAGCTTAGCCGCTATGCCGACCGCTTAACCTACGAGCTTTTGCCGTCTGAGACGGTTCATGCGGTGAAGCGCCATTTTATAGATACGTTGGGCTGCGCTCTGGGCGCCTACGACAGCGAACCGGCCTCCATTGCGCGGTCTGTGGCCGGCACCGTTAGTAGCGCCTTGCCCGCCACCGTCATTGGCGCAGGTCTTAGTAGCTCGCCCGAGATGGCCGCCTTTGCTAACGGGGTCGCCTTTCGCTATCTGGACTATAACGATACCTATCTCTCTAAAGAGCCGGCTCATCCCAGCGATAACTTCGCCGCTGTTCTCGCCATTGCGGAGCCGATGGGGCGCACCGGTAAGGAGTTGATCGTCGCTGCGGTTCTGGCCTATGAAATTCAGTGCCGCCTGTGCGATGCCGCCTCCATTCGAGCGCGAGGATGGGATCATGTAACCTACGGTTCGTTCTCAACGAGTTTGGCGGCCGGAAAGCTGCTGCATCTCAATGAGGAGCAGCTGACTCATGCGCAGGCCATCGCCGCTGTCTCTCATAATGCGCTGCGCCAAACCCGCGTGGGCACCCTCTCGCACTGGAAGGGATGCGCTTTTGCCAACGTGAGTCGAAACGGGGTTTTCGCTGCCATGTTGGCGCGTCACGGTATGACCGGCCCCTCCGATATCTTTGAAGGCGAGATGGGGTTTTGGAGGCAGATATCCGGCCCCTTCAACCTCTCTCTGCCTGATCCGCCTGCACCCCCCTTCAAAATACAAGATGTCTGCATCAAGTTCTATCCCGCCGAGTATCACTCTCAGAGCGCCATAGATGCCGCGTTGTTGTTGCGACCGCAAATCGGCTCGATAGAAGCCATCGAAAAGATCACTATCTCGACCTTTCGGGCGGCCGCCGAAATCATCGGCAGTGAGCCAGCGAAATGGCACCCCACCACTCGCGAAACCGCCGATCATAGCCTGCCCTACTGTGTGGCCGTAGCCCTAAAGGAAGGCCGTGTAACGCTCGACTCGTTCGATGCGGCTCATCTCAATGACCCTGTGCTGCGCGAACTGACCCAAAAGATCGCCGTGGAGGTGGATTCTGCCCTCGATGCCCGCTATCCGGAGGGCATTCCTAACCGGCTACGGATTCGTCTGCGGAATGGGCAGGTGTTAGAAAAGGAGGTAACTTTTCCCAAAGGGCACGCGCGCAATCCCTTAACAGACGAGGAGATTGAGGAGAAATTCCGTCGCTTGGCCGCTCCCGTTCTTTCGGAGGAGCGTATCGCGATGGTGCTAAAACGATGTTGGAACCTCGAAAACGAGACCGATCTCAGCGGTCTTCTGGCCCTATTGACGGTTGAAAACGTATGA